The nucleotide window GTTGGCCAGGCCGCCGGGGGAGTCCCAGACCGTGTGGCGCTGGTACTGCTCGAACTCGACCATCGCGGACCCCGCGCGCGTGCCGGCCGGCACCCGGGCGACCCCGGTGACGTGCTCGGGCGGCTCGAGGCAGATGCCCATCTCGTCGCGGTCGTCCTGGCCGGAGACCGACGTCCCGTGCACGCCGGACCCGACCTGGACCCGCAGGATCGTCCCCTGCTCGGCGATGCGCCGGGCCTCCTCCGAGGCGTGCGGGTGGTCGAACCCGGCCGGCAGCGACCGGTCCCCGAACACGACCGGCACCTGGGTGTGCGTGGGCTCGGCCGTCATGGGCGCCAGGTTCTCACCGCGACGGCGGCTGCGGCCAGCAGATACTGAGGGGGTGACGGACGGCGAGGTGCGGCGTCCGGCCGCGGGGCTCGTGCAGCTCGGCGGTGCCGCGGCGGCGGTCCTGGAGGCGGTGCGGTCCGCCGGTGGGCGGCCCTACCTCGTCGGTGGGTGCGTCCGGGACGCCGTCCTGTTCCCCGGTCGCCGTCCCGCGGACGTCGACGTCGAGGTGTTCGGGCTGGAGCTCGACCGGGTGGCCGCGGCACTCGCGCCGGTCGGCCGGGTCGACGCCGTAGGCCGGTCCTTCGGGGTGCTGAAGGTCCGCCGGGACGGCGAGGACCTCGACGTCTCCGTACCGCAGGCGCTGGTCGACGGCGCGCGCGTGGCCGACCCCGCCATGTCGCTGGACGATGCGGTCCGCCGCCGTGACTACACGGTCAACGCGCTGGTGTTCGACCCCTCGACCGAGGAGGTCGTCGACCTCGTCGGCGGCCTCGCCGACCTGCGGGACGGCGTCCTGCGGCACACCGGCCCGGCCTTTTCCGACGACCCGCTGCGGGTGCTGCGCGGCGTCCAGTTCGCGGCGCGTTTCGGTTTCCGGCTCGCGCCGGAGACCGCTGAGCTGTGCCGGAGCCTGGCGCCGGCGTACGCCGACCTGCCCCGGGAGCGGGTCTGGGGTGAGTGGCGCAAGCTCGCCGAGAAGGGGCGGTTCCTCAGCGCCGCGCTGGCCGCCCTGCGGGAGTCGGGCTGGCTGGCGTCGGTCCCGCAGCTGGCCCGGTTGGACGGCGTGCTGCAGGACCCGCGCTGGCACCCGGAGGGGGACGCGCTGGTGCACTCGGGGCTCGCGGGCGACGCGGCGGCGGCGCTGGCGGACGAGGCCGGGCTCACCGGCGACGACCGCGCCGTCGTCGTCCTCGGTGCGCTGCTGCACGACCTGGGCAAGGCCCGGTACACGCAGCACCGGGCGGACGGGCGGATCACCTCGCACGGTCACGCCGAGGGCGGGGTCGCGCCGGTCGAGGAGCTGCTGGCGTCGATCGGTGCGCCGTCCGCGCTGGTCGCCCGGATCACCCCGATCGTGCGGGAGCACATGACGGCCATCACCACGGGTGGCCGGCCCAGCTCCGCCGCGGTGCGCCGGCTCGCCCGCCGCCTCGAGCCGGCCTCGATCGCGGAGTGGTCGCTCGTCTGTGGCGCCGACCACGCCGGCCGCGGCACCGGCTCCGGGCCCAACCCGACGACGTCCTGGCTGGAGGTGGCCGGGTCCGCGGGGGTGGACGAGCGAGCGGGCGGGCTCCTGCTGCGCGGGAGCGACCTCATCGCCCTCGGCATCCGGCCGGGTCCGCACTTCGCCCCCGTCATGCGCGCCGCCCTCACCGCCCAGGACGACGGTGAGTTCATCGACCGGGACGGCGCGGTCGCCTGGCTGGCCCGGGCCGAGGCCGACGGGCGCCTCGGCCGGCTCCTCGCCGAGGGCCGACGGCCGTAGGACCCCGGCCCGTGCGCCGAGGGACACACCGGCCTGGGCCGATGGTCGTACACGTCCGGGTGTCGGCACGCAGATCGATTGCGCACGGAGTCCGCACGCGCCAGCATCTGGGCCAGCGCGACGCGTGATCATGCTGCGGGCCGCGGGGGACCAGCACTGCGTTCTGTCGTCGACGCTCGGGAAGACAACTCCATGACCGGCTACGTGCTCCGCCGTTCCGCGCTCTCACTCGGCCTGCTCGCCGCACTGCTGGCCGCCGGTGGCGCAGTGCTCATCAGCCTCGGCGTCCCGGTCTGGGTGCCGATCCTGGTCGCCGTCCTGGTCGTCGCGGGGCAGTACGCGCTGGCGCCCTACCTCGTGCAGTGGCTCATCCCGGCGCAGCGGATCGAGTGGGTCGGCGACCGCTACGACACCCGGCACGAGGTCGGGGAGATCGTCGCCCGGCGGTGCGCGGAGGCCGGGCTGAAGCCGGTGCGGCTGGGCATCGTCGACGACGGGACGCCCAACGCCTTCACGTTCGGCCACACCCGCGGCAACGCCCGCATCTACGTCACCCGTGGCCTGCTCGAGCGCCTCGACGAGCGCGAGCTGGACGCCGTCGTCAGCCACGAGGTCGGGCACGTCAAGCACAACGACGTCCTGGCCATGGCGGTCGCCGGCACCGTGCCGATCGTCCTGTACTTCGTCTACCTGTCGCTGCGCGGCAGCAACAACGCGAACACGGCCATCCCCGCAGTGGTCAGCTACGTCGGCTATCTGTTCTCCCAGCTGGTCGTGCTCTCCCTCAGCCGCGCCCGCGAGCTGGGTGCCGACCACTACAGCTGCTCGGTCACCGGGGACGGCGACGCGCTCTGCTCGGCGCTGGTCGCCATCGGCTACGGCATGGGCCAGGTCGACGCCCAGCGCGCGTCCGCCGCGCACGAGGCCAAGGAGGGCAAGGACAAGGAGCGGCAGAAGGTCCTGGCCAAGGAGGACCGTCGGCACCAGCGGATGCGGTCGGTCGGCGTCCTCGGCATCGCCGACCAGGCACAGGGCGCCACCGTCCTGGCCGCCCGCGAGCGTGGGCTGGACCCGCGCGAGGTGATCGGCGCGCTGCGCTGGGACACCTGCAACCCGTGGGCGCGCTGGACCCAGCTGTTCAGCACCCACCCGCTGATCGTGCGACGCATCGCCGCCCTGGAGGACAGCGGCCTGCCCGGCGCCCCGACGCGGTGGAGCGCCCACGAGGTCGCGCAGTCCTGCGTCGGCCCGGAGGTCACCCGCGCGCGGCGCCGCTTCTTCCTCGAGCTGCCGGTGCGGTACCTGCCGCTGATCGCGCTGCTCGTCGGTGCTGTCGGCTGGGGATCGCACCACTGGCTGCTGCTCGCGCAGGCCGCCACCGTCGGCGGGGTCGCGCTGTTCGTGCGCACTGCCTTCAGCCGCCCGCTCGCACCCAGCCGGCCGGTCGCCCGGGTCACCGAGCTGCTCACCCGGCTCGACGCCAGCCCGGTCACCGGCCTGCCCGTCGAGGTGCGCGGGCGGGTCATCGGCCGCGGGACCCCCGGCTACGTGCTGAGCCCCGACCTCGTCGTCCAGGACGAGTCCGGCTTCGTGCCGGTGCTCTACCTGCAGCCCTGGCCCTTCGCCCGCAGCCTCTTCGGCCTGCTGCGGGTGCCGGAGCTGCTGGACACCGACGTCGTCGTCCGCGGCTGGTACCGGCGCAGCCCGGCGCCGGTGCTCGAGCTGCGGGAGATGGTGCCGGCCGTGGGGGAGCGCGTGCGCGGGTTCCAGTGGGTCGTCGCCTACGCCGCCTCGGTGCTGATCGCGGCTGTCGGCGGCGCGGCCTGGCTCGTCATGGCACTCGCCGCCTGACCGGGCCGGTCGTCCGCGTACGGAGGACCGGCCCGTGCACTGCGTGAGGCCGGCGCGTGAGCTCGTCACCGGTGCCGTCCGCGCCGCTGTCAAGGGTGCGGCCGGATCTGTGGACAGGCGCCTGAGCTGGTCTTTCGGGTTGTAGGCGACTGCTCGCGGCGGTAGGATTCGAACAAGTGTTCGAATGCGTCGGGAGGTGTCCGTGAGCGAGATCCGGTCGGCCGTCGACGCGCTCGCGGCCGAGGACCTGCACGGGCTGACGAACGGGCAGACGTTGGAGCGGACGGCGGCGCTGGTGCAGCTGGCCAACCGGGTGGCGGCGGAGCTGACCCGCACGGTGCGGCACGGGGAGCTGACCCAGGCCGCCGAGCACGACGGGCTGAAGAGCATGCGGTCGTGGCTGATCGGGCATGCGCGGCTCGCCCCGAACGATGCGTCGAAGCTCGTGCGGTCCGGCCGTGTGCTGGAGCACTTCCCGGCGGTGGCCACCGGCTTCGCTGACGGGGAGGTCACCGCCGCGCAGGTCGACCTGGTGGCCGACGCCGTGCGTCCGGCCGACGTTGCCCGCGCCCAGGAGCAGGACGTCGACCTCGGCGCCTTCGACCGGGACTGGGCGACCATCGCGGCGGGCGCATCGCACGACGTGCTCAAGGTGGCGGTGCAGCGCTTCGCGGACGCCCTGGATCCCGACGGGCCGGAGCCGGACCCGACCGAGGGGCGGCGGCTGTCGATCGCGAAGCACGCCGACGGCAGCGTCACCGGGCGCTTCGAGCTGGATGCCGTCGGGGGAGAGAAGGTGGAAGCGGCGATCGAGTCGATCGTGCAGGCGAACCGGCCGAAGGGTGATGAGCGCACACGCGCGCAGCAGAACGCCGATGCGCTGGTGCAGCTGTGCGACAACCAGCTCGCCAGTGGTCATCTCCCGACGTTGCGCACGGTGAAGCCGCACGTGATCGTGACCGTCGACGTCGAGGACCTGGTGGACCCCGCGACCGGACCAGACGCCGCGCGCACCGGGTTCGGCGCCACGCTGTCGGCGGCTCGGGCGCGGTGGGTGGCGTGCGACTCGACGGTCACCCGGCTGGTGCTGGGCCCCGACGGGCTCCCGCTGGACGTGGGCCGGACGCACCGGGTGGTGCCGCCGCACCTGCGCAAGGCGGTGGAGCAGCGGGACGGACATTGCGTCTTCGCCGGCTGCGGAGCGCCGACGCACTGGTGCGACGTCCACCACCTCGTCGAGTGGGTCAACGACGGCGAGACGTCACTCGACAACTCGGCCTTGCTCTGCGAACGGCACCACACGAAGGTCCATCACGGGTTCCGGGTGGCACGTGACGACGGGGCACCACCCGGTCACCGGTGGCGCACCTGGCGACCTGACGGCACCGAGATCCTCATCGGCCCCCTGCTGCCCTGACCCTGCGGGCAGCCCTTCCGGTCGTGACGGTTCCGCATGGGCCTGCGGCTGCCGATGGTCCTGGCATGCGCAGGACCCTCCTCATGACCATCGCGGCGACCGCCGCGCTCACCACTGCCTGCTCCGGCGGGGCCGACGAGACCGCCGCCGCCCCGGCCACGGTCACCCAGACGGTCGTGGCGCCCGCTCCCGCCCCGGCACCCGCGCCGGCACCCGCGCCGGCCCCCGCCCCGGCCCCGGCCGCCGCCGCGGCCGCGGCCGTGCTCACCCCGGCGCCGGCGCCCGCTGCGGCGGCCAGCCCGGCAGCTGCCGTCGTCGACTTCACGATGCCGGACCTGGTGGGCACGAACCTGCAGATCGCCCAGAACACCGTCCAGGAGAACGGCGTCTTCTGGTCGGTGTCCCACGACCTGCTGGGCATCCGCAAGCAGGTGATGGACGGCAACTGGCAGGTCTGCGATCAGAACATCCCGGCCGGCCAGCGCATCACCGGCCAGGCCGAGGGCGCCATCGACTTCGGCGTCGTCAAGCTCGAGGAGACCTGCCCCTGACGGTCCGTCACGGTGCAGGTCCCAGCCCGGTCGGCGCGGAGGTCGGTCGCGCACAACCGGTCGTGGCACCATGAGTGCTCCAGCCACCCGACCGCGTCACCGATCAGGTCCGGGCGGCTCGTGTCACCGCTGGGCTGGACCTCCTGTCGAACAAGCGGCAGGAACAGGTGAGGACTCCCGATGGAGCACGCACAGCACGACGTCGTCACCGACTCCGAGCCCCTGCTCGACGGGCAGGCGCAGGCGCGGTACACCCTCATCAGTGCCCCCGGCTGGCCGGAACCGCAGGCGCTCGACGCCGCGGACGACGACGTCGCCGTCCAGCTCGGCCGGCGGCTCGCCCGGGTGCGGGACGAGGCGTCCCGGCGTCCGGACTGGCCGACCAGTCACCGGGTGGAGCGGTGCGTCGGCCCCGCCCGGCTGGTCCTCAGCGCGTGGGTGTCCCGCCGCTGACCGTGCGCCCGACGCGGGGACGGGACGACGGCCCGGCCCCGCGTCGGAGGCGTCACCAGCCGACGGCGCCGTGCCGGTCGGTGAAGGTGCCGGTCGGACCGTCGGCGCTGATGGTCGCCATCGCCACGATCGCGTCGGTGCCCTCGGTGACGGTCTGCGGGCCAGAGTGGCCGTTGAAGTCCGTCGCCGTGTAGCCGGGGTCGACGGTGTTGACCCGCAGCTCCGGCAGGAACTGGGCGTAGACCGAGGTGATCATGTTGACCGCCGCCTTGCTCGCCGAGTAGCCGACCGTGGGCAGCGAGTGCTCGATCCGGGACTCGTCACTGCGCACCGTGAACGAGCCCAGTCCGCTGGTCACGTTGACGATGACCGGCGCCGCGGACTCGCGCAGCAGCGGCAGGAACGCGTGCGTCGTCCGGACGACGCCGACGGTGTTGGTGTCCAGGACGGACAGCACCGACGGGCCGTCGAACTCCTCGACCCCGATGAACGGGCCGGAGATGCCGGCGTTGTTGACCAGCACGTCGAGCCCGCCGAAGCGCTCGCGCACCGTCGTGGCCGCCGCGGCCACCGACGCGTCGGAGGTCACGTCGATCTCCACCCACTCCACGCCGAGCTCCTCGGCCGCCTGCTGCCCGCGCTGGGCGTCGCGCGCCCCGATGACCACGCGGTGCCCGTGCTCCTTCAGTCGCCGGGCCGTCTCGAAGCCCAGGCTCTTGTTGCCGCCAGTGATCAGTGTCGTCGTCATGCCCAGAACGGTGCGCCCGTCCGGGGAGAGCCGGGTAGGCGCGTTCGACCGTATGACTGGCAGTACCACCCAGCCCGCCCGCGAGGGACGACGATGGGCGCATGGCCGACCGTGGGGACTTCGCATCGCTGCTGCGCGCATGGCGGGAGCGGCTGCAGCCGGCCGCGGTGGGCTTCCCCGCGGGCAACCGGCGCACCAGCGGGCTGCGCCGCGAGGAGGTCGCGCTGCTGGCCGGCGTCTCGGTCGACTACCTGGTGCGGCTGGAGCAGGGCCGCGCCGACCGGCCCTCGGTGCAGGTGGTCGCCTCGCTCGCGCGGGTGCTGCAGCTGTCGGACCTCGAACGCGACCAGCTGTACCTCGCGGCCGGGCTGCCCGCCCCGCTGCCCACCGCCGTCCCGACGCTGATCCCGGCCAGCGTGCAGCGGCTGCTGGCCCGGCTCCCGGACGTCGCCGTCGGCGTCTGGACCTCGCACTGGACGCTGCTCACCGCCAACGCCGCGTGGCGGTCGCTGCTGGGGGAGATCAGCCCCGGCACCAACCTCGTCGTCGCGCACTTCGCTGGCCGCGAGCCGGAGGTCGTGTGGTCGCCCGGTGACCGGGAGCGCCACGAGCGGGCCCTGGTCTCGGACTTCCGCACCGCGCTCATCCGCTACCCCGACGACCCGGCGCTGCGCACGGTGCTCGCCGAGCTGGAGACCTTCGACCGCTTCCGGCAGCTGTGGGCCGAGGGCACCGTGGTCGAGCACAGGTTCCAGTCCAAGACCTTCGTGCACCCGCTCGTCGGGCAGGTGACCCTGGACTGCGACGTCTTCACCGCCATCGGCACCGACCTGCGGATCGTCGCCTACACCGCCGAGCCCGGCACCGAGGACGCGTCCCGGTTCGACCTCATCCGCACCCTCGGCACGGTCGAGGTCATGCCGGGCTGACCGCCGCGGCCAGCGAGGACAGCAGGGCCAGCGCCTCGGCCGACCGCGAGGACGGGTCGGCCTGGTAGACCACCAGCACCTGGTCCTCGGCGTCGGCGACGGCGAACTTGTCGTAGCGCAGCTCGAGGTCGCCGACCTGCGGGTGCGTCACGCGGTACACCCCGCCGCCGGGGTGCCGGCGGACGTCGTGTCGGGCCCACAGCTGCCGGAACAGCTCACTGCGCACCGACAGCTCACCGACCAGCTCGGCCAGGTGCGGGTCGGCGACGTCCGGCCCGGCCGCGCTGCGCAGGACGGCGACCAGCTCGGCCGCCGTCGCCTCCCACTCCGGCCCGAGCCGGTGGGCGTCGGGCTCGAGCAGCACGGCGCGGAGCAGGTTGGTGCCCGGGCGGAACAGCGGCGAGAGCGCCACGGCCAGCGGGTTCGCGGCCAGCACGTCCAGGTGCCTGCCCTGCACGAACGCCGGCGTCCGGTCCCACGTCGCGAGCAGCCGGGCGACGCTGGGCCGTACCCGCTCGGTGCGGCGGGACGTGCGCCGCCGGCGGGGCGCGGGGTCGGCGAGGTCGTGCAGGTGGGTGGTCGAGGCGGGGTCCAGACCCAGTGCACGGGCGACCGCGTCGAGCACCTGCGCCGACGGGTGCCGGTCGCGGCCCTGCTCCAGCCGCGTGTAGTACTCGCTGCTGATGCCGGCCAGCATCGCCAGCTCGTCCCGGCGCAGGCCGGGGACGCGGCGCGCGCCGGTGGCGGTGATGCCGACGTCCTCCGGTCGCACCTGCTCCCGCCGGGCGCGCAGGTACTCCCCGACCAGGTTCTCCGTCACGCCCCGACGGTAGGGCGCACCGGCGCGGCTGTGCCTGGCCCTGCCGGCACCCCTCTCGACACGGCCTGGTGGGCGCCGCGCCGGGGTCCGAGGCTCGGGTCATGACACGCAACTGGCTCGTGACCGGGGTGAGCAGCGGCTTCGGCCGGCTGCTCGCCGAACAGCTCCTCGCCCGCGGCGACCGGGTCGCCGGCACCGTGCGGCGGCCCGACGCGGTCGCCGACTTCCGCGCCGTCCACGGCGACGCGTTCTCCGTCCACCGGCTCGACCTCACCGACACCGACCGCATCCGGGGCGTGGTGGACGACGCCGCCGCTGCCCTCGGCCGGCTCGACGTGATCGTCAGCAACGCCGGGTACGGGCTGTTCGGCGCGGCCGAGGAGCTCAGCGACGAGCAGGTCACCCACCAGCTCGACACCAACCTGCTCGGCTCGATCCAGCTCGTGCGGGCCGCGCTGCCGCACCTGCGTGCGGCCGGCGGCGGGCGGGTGCTCCAGGTGTCGTCGTCCGCAGGTCAGGCCGCCTGGCCCGGGTCGTCGCTGTACAACGCGACCAAGTGGGGGATCGAGGGCTTCTGCGAGGCCGTCGCCGCCGAGGTCGTGCCGTTCGGGATCGGCGTCACGATCGTCGAGCCCGGCGGCGCCCGCACCGGGTTCGGTCCGAACGGGCTGCGCTTCGCCGAGCCGCTGGAGGCCTACGACGGCTCACCGGCCGCCGCCGTCCGGGCGTTCCGCGACGGGGGTCCGCCCGGGGTGATCGGGGACCCCGGACGGATGGTGGCAGCGATGATCGACAGCGTCGAGCAGACCCCCGCCCCGCTCCGCCTGGTGCTCGGCAGCGACTCGTGGGCGGCGGTCACCGCGTCGCTGGAGTCCCGGCTGGAGCAGGTGCGCGGCCAGCGGGTCACCGCCGGCGCCACGGACGGCTAACCTCCGGGTCAGGCGGCCGCGGGCTCCGGCCGGTCGTGGCGGGGCATCAGCAGGACGGCGACCAGCAGCAGCACCGCGACCACCGCGGTGGCGATGAAGACGTGGTGCACCGCGCTGGTGAGCAGCCCGGTGTCCACGCCCGCGCCCTCCAGCGACGCCGCCCCCACCGTGGCGTTCACGACCGCGCCGAAGGCGGCCACGCCCAGGGCGCTGCCCATCGACCGAAAGAACATGTTGGTGCCGGTGACGACGCCGCGCTGCTGCCAGCCCACCGCGGTCTGCGCCGCGATCAGCGTCGGGGCGGCGGTGATGCCCATGCCCAGCCCGATCGCGAAGCAGGTGGCCCCGACCTGGACGACGCTCGACGTCGCGTCCAGCAGGAGCAGCAGCGCGGTCGCCGCGACCACCACGGCCGACCCGAGCAGCGCGGTGGCCCGGAAGCCGATCCGCAGGTAGAGCTTGCCCGCCTGGGAGGCCGAGACCGGCCAGCCGATGGTGAGCGCGGCCAGGGCGAAGCCGGCGACCAGCGGTCCGGTGCCCAGCACCTCCTGCACGTAGGTGGGCACGTAGGAGGTGAGCCCGAGCAGCACCGCGCCCACGCAGGCCGAGATCAGGCTGGTGGTGACGATCAGCCGGTTGCCCAGCAGTGCCAGCGGGACGACGGGGTCCGCGGCGCGCCGCTCGACGGCCACGAACGCCGCCAGCAGCAGGACGCCGGCCCCGAGGACGCCGATGCTCTGCGGTGCCGTCCACGCCCAGGCCTGCCCACCCTCGAGCAGCCCGAGCACCAGCAGGGTGAGGCCCGCGGTGAGCACCCCGGCGCCGAGGTAGTCGATCTGCGGGCGGCTGCGGGTGACGGTCTCGGTGAACTTGCGCCACAGCATCCCGGCGGCCAGCACGCACAGCGGCACGTTGACGAAGAAGATCCAACGCCAGCTGACGTACTCGCTGAACACCCCGCCCAGCGTCGGCCCGACGACCGAGCTGATCGCCCACACGCTGGCCAGGTAGCCCTGCACCTTGGCCCGCTCGGACAGCGAGTACAGGTCGCCGACGATCGTCATGGCCATCGGCTGGACCGCACCCGCGCCGATGCCCTGCACGGCGCGGAAGGCGATCAGCGCGCCCATGCTCCAGGCGAAGCCGCACAGCACCGAGCCCAGCAGGAACAGCCCGATGCCGAACATCATCACGGGCTTGCGGCCGAAGACGTCGGCGAGCTTGCCGTACACCGGCACGGTGACCGCCTGGGCCAGCAGGTAGATCGAGAACAGCCACGGGAACTGCGCGAACCCGCCGACGTCGGCGACGATCGAGGGCACCGCGGTCGCGATGATCGTCGAGTCGATCGCGACCAGCGCCGTGGAGAGCATCACGCCGATCAGCACCGGCCCCCGCTCGGACCGGAAGCCGACTCCTGCTGACGCCGTCGCTGTGGTCACGGGGGACCATGGTCCTCGCTCGGCGCCCGTGGTGCTGAGGACAACGAACGACCTTGCTCACACCCGCGTGGCAGCCTGGGGGCATGCGCGAGGTCGTGGTCGTCGGTGGGGGAGTGCTCGGGGTCTCGACCGCCGCGCACCTGGCCCGGCAGGGGGCGCGGGTCACGCTGCTCACCGAGGCCGGGCTGGCCAGCGAGGCGTCGGGGCGGTCGCTGTCCTGGCTGAACTCCGCCGGCGAGTTCCCGGCCGAGTACCACCGGCTGCGCATGCTCGGCCTCGACCGGTACCGCGCGTCCGGCGCACACGTCTCCCTCCGCGGCGGGCTGCGGTGGGGTGAGGGTGTGCGGGCCGCCTACGAGCACCAGACGGCGATCGGCTACCCGGCGGAGTGGCTCACGCCCGACGAGGTGGCCGCGGGGGTGCCGGGTGTCGACCCGGCCGCGGTCCCGGCCGACGGTGCGCTGTTCAACCCCTCGGAGGGGTGGGTCGACCTGCCGTCGCTGGTCGACGCCCTCGCCCACGACCTGGTCGCCGCCGGGGGAGCGGTGCGCACGTCGGCCGGTGCCTGCTCGCCCGTCGTGGCCGGCGGCCGGGTGACCGGCGTCCGCACGGGCGACGGCGCGGTGGTGGGTGCCGACGCCGTCGTGCTGGCCACCGGCGCCGGGGTGCCGGCGGCCCTCGCCGAGCTCGGCGTCGTCGTCCCCGACGCCACGTCGAACGCCCTGCTGGTGCGGACGGTGCCGGTCGACACCCCGCTCACGGCCGTGCTCAACACCCCGCGGGTCGCGCTGCGGCCGGCACCGGGCGGGTCGCTGGCGATGGACGCGGACTGGTCGGCCGGCGAGGTCGTCCGCCGGGACGACGGCAGCTACGCAGTCCCCGACGCCACGGTCGCGGAGCTGCTGCAGGAGGCGTCCCGGGTGCTGGCCGGTCGGCCGGCGCTGACGGTGGAGTCCCACGGCGTCGGGCGCAAGCCGGTGCCCGGCGACGGGCACCCCGTGCTCGGACCGGTGCCCGGCGTCGACGGGCTGCACGTCGCCTTCACCCACAGCGGCGCGACGCTCGGGCTGATCGCCGGGGAGCTGCTGGCCGGCGAGGTGCTCAGCGGTGAGCCCAGCCCGCTGCTGTCGGCGTTCCGGGTGGACCGCTTCCCCGGCTGACCGGCGACCGGTGCACCGGCCCGCGGACGGACGTCGACACATCGTCCACACCCGGCGGCTGGACTGGTCGCATGACGATCGAACCGGCACCGCCGCAGACGTCCGACCCGGGCCTCGCCGAGCTCGCCGCCACCGTCTCCGGCGTCGTCCTCGCGCCCGGGGAGCCCGGCTACACCGAGGAGTGCACGCCGTTCAACCTGGCGGTCACCCACCGGCCGGCGGTCGTCGTCGGTGCGGCCACCGCCGCCGACGTCCAGGCCGCCGTCCGGCACGCCCGTGACCGCGGGCTGCCGGTCGCCGTGATGGCCACCGGTCACCAGACCTGGCTCAGCGCGGACGGTGCGGTGCTGGTGACGACGCGGCGGATGTCGGGGGTGCGGATCGACCCGTCCACCCGGACGGCGACGGTGGGGGCCGGCGTGACCTGGCAGCAGGTGGTCGACGCCGCGGCACCGCACGGGCTGGCGCCGCTCAACGGCTCCTCGGCGACCGTGGGCGTCGTCGGCTACACCCTGGGCGGCGGGCTCAGCCCGACGATGGGGCGGGCGTTCGGCTGGGCCGCCGACGCCGTGCAGGAGATGGACGTCGTCACCGCCGACGGCGCGCTGCGCCGGGTGACCGCCGACGGGCCGGACGCCGACCTCTTCTGGGGGCTGCTCGGCGCGAAGGGCGCCCTGGGCATCGTCACCTCGATGTCGTTCCGGCTCTTCCCGGTGTCCCGGCTGCACGCCGGCGGGCTCTTCTTCGCCGGTGCGGACGCCGCGGCCGTCCTGCACGCCTACGCCGACCTGACCGCGACCGCCCCCGACGAGCTGACGACCTCAGTCGCGTTGCTGCGCATGCCGCCGCTCCCGACCGTGCCGGAGCTCCTGCGCGGCAGGTTCGTCGTCCAGGTGCGCGTCTCCCACCTCGGCACCGCCGCCGCGGCCGACGAGGTGCTCCGGCCGCTGCGGGAGGCGGCGCCGCTGCTGGTCGACACCGTCGGGGAGCTGCCCTACCGCGAGTTCGCGAGCATCCACGCCGACCCGACCGGCCCCGTGACCGTCTCCAACCGGTCGGCGCTGCTCGGACCGCTGACCCACGAGGCCGTCGGTACCCTCCTCGAGTGGGCCGGCGATGGCGCCGCGTGCCCGGTGCCGGTGCTCGAGCTGCGCCACCTGGGCGGCGCGCTGGCCCGGGGCAGCGAGGCGGCCAACGCCACGGCCGGCCGGCACGCCGAGTTCGTCCTGCACGCGCTCGTGCCCGGCACGGAGGAGCAGGCAGCCCCGGCGCTCGCCTGGACCGAGGCGCTCGTCGAGGCGCTGGCACCCGCGGTCGTGCCCGGGCGCAACGCGAACTTCGTGGGCGCCGGGGACGTGGACCGGCAGGCGGTGGCCGCCGCGCACGACCCCTCGACCCTCGCGCGGCTGCGGCAGGTCAAGCGCGCCGTCGACCCGGCCAACACCTTCCGGCTGACCCACGACGTGGCACCGCTGGGGTCGACCGTCCGGTGACGACGGGGCGCGTCGTCGTCACCGGGCGGGGACCCCGGCAGCTCGCTCCCGCCACGTGAGGGACCTCGCGCAGCGCGGCACAGGCGGGGCGACGACACTGGCTCGTCGTGCAGCCAAGGTGTGTGCGATGAACGAGTCCGTGCTGACGCCGGACGTCGACGGTGGCGGGGCGTCGCGGGCGCCGGTGACGGCCCACGCCCGCAAGGGACTGGTGCTGGCGGCACTCGGCATCGTCTTCGGTGACATCGGCACCAGCCCGCTCTACGCGCTGCAGACCGT belongs to Modestobacter sp. L9-4 and includes:
- a CDS encoding helix-turn-helix domain-containing protein, with protein sequence MTENLVGEYLRARREQVRPEDVGITATGARRVPGLRRDELAMLAGISSEYYTRLEQGRDRHPSAQVLDAVARALGLDPASTTHLHDLADPAPRRRRTSRRTERVRPSVARLLATWDRTPAFVQGRHLDVLAANPLAVALSPLFRPGTNLLRAVLLEPDAHRLGPEWEATAAELVAVLRSAAGPDVADPHLAELVGELSVRSELFRQLWARHDVRRHPGGGVYRVTHPQVGDLELRYDKFAVADAEDQVLVVYQADPSSRSAEALALLSSLAAAVSPA
- a CDS encoding SDR family oxidoreductase, which encodes MTRNWLVTGVSSGFGRLLAEQLLARGDRVAGTVRRPDAVADFRAVHGDAFSVHRLDLTDTDRIRGVVDDAAAALGRLDVIVSNAGYGLFGAAEELSDEQVTHQLDTNLLGSIQLVRAALPHLRAAGGGRVLQVSSSAGQAAWPGSSLYNATKWGIEGFCEAVAAEVVPFGIGVTIVEPGGARTGFGPNGLRFAEPLEAYDGSPAAAVRAFRDGGPPGVIGDPGRMVAAMIDSVEQTPAPLRLVLGSDSWAAVTASLESRLEQVRGQRVTAGATDG
- a CDS encoding MDR family MFS transporter; translated protein: MTTATASAGVGFRSERGPVLIGVMLSTALVAIDSTIIATAVPSIVADVGGFAQFPWLFSIYLLAQAVTVPVYGKLADVFGRKPVMMFGIGLFLLGSVLCGFAWSMGALIAFRAVQGIGAGAVQPMAMTIVGDLYSLSERAKVQGYLASVWAISSVVGPTLGGVFSEYVSWRWIFFVNVPLCVLAAGMLWRKFTETVTRSRPQIDYLGAGVLTAGLTLLVLGLLEGGQAWAWTAPQSIGVLGAGVLLLAAFVAVERRAADPVVPLALLGNRLIVTTSLISACVGAVLLGLTSYVPTYVQEVLGTGPLVAGFALAALTIGWPVSASQAGKLYLRIGFRATALLGSAVVVAATALLLLLDATSSVVQVGATCFAIGLGMGITAAPTLIAAQTAVGWQQRGVVTGTNMFFRSMGSALGVAAFGAVVNATVGAASLEGAGVDTGLLTSAVHHVFIATAVVAVLLLVAVLLMPRHDRPEPAAA
- a CDS encoding FAD-binding oxidoreductase, encoding MREVVVVGGGVLGVSTAAHLARQGARVTLLTEAGLASEASGRSLSWLNSAGEFPAEYHRLRMLGLDRYRASGAHVSLRGGLRWGEGVRAAYEHQTAIGYPAEWLTPDEVAAGVPGVDPAAVPADGALFNPSEGWVDLPSLVDALAHDLVAAGGAVRTSAGACSPVVAGGRVTGVRTGDGAVVGADAVVLATGAGVPAALAELGVVVPDATSNALLVRTVPVDTPLTAVLNTPRVALRPAPGGSLAMDADWSAGEVVRRDDGSYAVPDATVAELLQEASRVLAGRPALTVESHGVGRKPVPGDGHPVLGPVPGVDGLHVAFTHSGATLGLIAGELLAGEVLSGEPSPLLSAFRVDRFPG
- a CDS encoding FAD-binding oxidoreductase codes for the protein MTIEPAPPQTSDPGLAELAATVSGVVLAPGEPGYTEECTPFNLAVTHRPAVVVGAATAADVQAAVRHARDRGLPVAVMATGHQTWLSADGAVLVTTRRMSGVRIDPSTRTATVGAGVTWQQVVDAAAPHGLAPLNGSSATVGVVGYTLGGGLSPTMGRAFGWAADAVQEMDVVTADGALRRVTADGPDADLFWGLLGAKGALGIVTSMSFRLFPVSRLHAGGLFFAGADAAAVLHAYADLTATAPDELTTSVALLRMPPLPTVPELLRGRFVVQVRVSHLGTAAAADEVLRPLREAAPLLVDTVGELPYREFASIHADPTGPVTVSNRSALLGPLTHEAVGTLLEWAGDGAACPVPVLELRHLGGALARGSEAANATAGRHAEFVLHALVPGTEEQAAPALAWTEALVEALAPAVVPGRNANFVGAGDVDRQAVAAAHDPSTLARLRQVKRAVDPANTFRLTHDVAPLGSTVR